The Coffea eugenioides isolate CCC68of chromosome 8, Ceug_1.0, whole genome shotgun sequence genome has a segment encoding these proteins:
- the LOC113780164 gene encoding uncharacterized protein LOC113780164, giving the protein MGKSIVDFGFSLPSLTMPFTAITKEIEAEYTIPISEQDLAATSVLNHAQKHAFDRIIEKVNANLPAAFFIDGPGGTGKSFLYKALLLTVRSRGDIALATATSSLLPRGRTAHSRFKIPLQQEINSTCNISKQSAIGQLLQVAKLIIWD; this is encoded by the coding sequence ATGGGAAAGAGTATAGTAGATTTTGGCTTCTCACTACCAAGTCTAACAATGCCTTTCACTGCTatcacaaaagaaattgaaGCAGAATATACAATTCCCATTTCTGAACAAGATTTAGCAGCTACATCTGTACTCAATCATGCTCAAAAACATGCATTTGATAGAATAATAGAGAAAGTCAATGCCAATCTTCCAGCTGCATTCTTTATTGATGGACCTGGTGGTACTGGAAAATCCTTCTTATATAAAGCTCTCCTTTTAACTGTTAGATCCAGAGGAGATATTGCTCTAGCAACAGCAACATCATCATTACTTCCTAGAGGTCGTACTGCCCACTCTCGTTTTAAGATACCTCTTCAGCAGGAAATTAATAGTACCTGCAACATTTCCAAACAAAGTGCCATTGGTCAGTTACTTCAAGTTGCAAAACTCATCATTTGGGATTAA
- the LOC113780163 gene encoding ATP-dependent DNA helicase PIF1-like, whose translation MAKKYAIESFDRLLRDLLNCDYIFGGKKVVFGGDLRQTLPVVRKGQREDYVSASLVNSYLWPGLQKIRLTENMRVRSDPSFSDFLLRIGNGTEPTILDNKIKLHSSMLIPFIDEKTSLDLLINTVYPSLSDFLNNSSAVTNRAILSTTNDTVHEVNQILIQSFPGQETKYISFDQTLDPTKQADHGDFLNSIQPPGLPPHELILKPMCPVILLRNLNLAPGLCNGTCLICLNFDKNVIHAKISVGIHAGKHVFIPRIPLHSSNDESYPIPFKRTQFPISLCFAMTINKSQGQILDFVGIYLKEHVFSHGQLYVALSRAKTSGNVKILLRPVTVHSTETSYTRNIVYHEILAAAADI comes from the coding sequence ATGGCCAAAAAATATGCCATAGAGTCTTTTGACAGATTATTAAGAGACTTGCTGAATTGTGACTATATCTTTGGTGGAAAAAAAGTTGTTTTTGGTGGAGACCTCCGACAAACTTTGCCTGTGGTGAGAAAAGGTCAACGAGAAGATTATGTCTCTGCGTCACTTGTCAATTCTTACCTATGGCCTGGCCTGCAAAAGATCCGACTCACTGAAAATATGAGAGTACGGTCAGATCCttcattttctgattttttacTAAGAATAGGAAACGGAACAGAGCCAACAATTTTAGACAACAAAATCAAGCTTCATTCTTCAATGCTCATACCTTTTATCGATGAGAAAACCTCATTAGACCTTCTCATAAACACTGTATATCCATCCTTGTCTGATTTCTTAAACAACAGTTCTGCAGTTACTAACAGAGCCATTTTGAGTACAACAAATGACACTGTTCATGAAGTCAATCAAATTTTGATTCAAAGTTTTCCAGGACAAGAAACAAAATACATCAGCTTTGATCAAACACTTGATCCAACAAAACAAGCTGATCATGGAGATTTCCTAAATTCCATTCAGCCTCCTGGATTGCCCCCACATGAACTAATTTTAAAACCAATGTGTCCAGTTATACTTCTTAGAAATCTTAACCTTGCACCAGGTTTATGCAATGGAACATGTCtcatttgtttaaattttgataAGAATGTAATACATGCTAAGATTTCAGTTGGCATTCATGCTGGTAAGCATGTTTTCATTCCTCGCATTCCATTGCATAGTTCAAATGATGAATCTTACCCAATACCCTTCAAGCGAACTCAATTTCCAATTTCATTATGCTTTGCTATGACAATCAATAAATCACAAGGACAAATACTTGATTTTGTTGGAATATACTTAAAGGAACATGTCTTTTCACATGGACAATTATATGTTGCATTGTCAAGAGCAAAAACCTCAGGAAATGTGAAGATCTTGCTAAGACCTGTTACTGTCCATTCTACAGAAACCAGCTATACTCGAAATATTGTTTATCATGAAATCCTAGCTGCTGCAGCTGATATTTGA